In the Theobroma cacao cultivar B97-61/B2 chromosome 1, Criollo_cocoa_genome_V2, whole genome shotgun sequence genome, one interval contains:
- the LOC18612564 gene encoding cytochrome b561 and DOMON domain-containing protein At3g07570 has protein sequence MKLSLISIIFIFALQALSVPPVNSQQTDSCSSRLNLDVPFDTSSLNCLSVWSSHDFILRYVQTSSNLWSFVLSAPDTNSFVAMGFSSNGMMVGSSAMVGWISTDGTATIKQYFLGGTRSNLVLPDQGNLTVVNNSSSITSQSSRLYLAFQLNTSQPLSRVLYSVGQIGVYPTSPGYALAEHRDKVSTSLNYFTGKSAAKSPHSRLRKSHGILNMLSWGLLMIIGAIVARYFKQWDPIWFYSHAVIQSCAFILGLSGIICGFVLEDRLKADVSTHKGLGIFILVLGCLQVMALFARPGKESKLRKFWNWYHYSAGRILNVFAIANVFYGIHLGEKGKGWNVGYGVVIAILVLVSFILELKMWRRN, from the exons atgaagCTATCTCTCATTTCCATTATCTTCATCTTCGCCCTGCAGGCGTTATCAGTCCCGCCGGTGAATTCACAACAGACAGATTCTTGCAGCTCCAGACTAAACCTTGATGTGCCCTTTGATACATCTTCTCTCAACTGCCTTTCTGTCTGGAGCAGCCATGATTTCATCCTCAGA TATGTTCAGACCTCATCGAACCTATGGAGTTTTGTTCTCTCCGCGCCTGATACAAATTCCTTTGTTGCGATGGGGTTTTCGAGCAATGGAATGATGGTGGGATCAAGCGCTATGGTGGGGTGGATCTCAACTGATGGCACTGCAACAATAAAGCAATATTTTCTTGGGGGCACGAGATCAAATCTAGTGCTGCCTGACCAAGGGAACCTGACGGTCGTTAACAATTCTTCCTCCATAACTTCCCAATCCTCGCGTCTATACCTGGCTTTCCAGTTGAATACCAGTCAACCCCTGTCACGGGTGCTATATTCTGTCGGACAGATAGGGGTGTATCCAACTTCTCCAGGCTATGCCTTGGCTGAACACCGTGACAAAGTCTCCACcagcttgaattattttacag GTAAAAGTGCAGCAAAGAGCCCACACTCAAGATTAAGGAAGAGCCATGGAATACTAAATATGCTTAGTTGGGGACTATTGATGATAATTGGAGCAATAGTTGCTCGTTACTTTAAGCAATGGGATCCAATCTGGTTTTATTCCCACGCTGTGATTCAGTCCTGTGCTTTCATCCTCGGGCTATCGGGTATAATATGTGGATTTGTTTTAGAAGATCGTCTCAAGGCTGATGTCTCCACCCACAAAGGTCTTGGGATCTTCATTCTTGTGCTGGGATGCCTCCAG GTAATGGCACTTTTTGCCCGGCCAGGCAAGGAATCCAAGCTGCGTAAATTCTGGAATTGGTACCATTACAGTGCGGGGAGAATTTTGAATGTATTTGCAATAGCGAATGTCTTCTATGGGATTCACTTgggagaaaaaggaaaaggatgGAATGTTGGTTACGGGGTTGTTATCGCCATCTTGGttttagtttcttttattttagaGTTGAAAATGTGGAGGAGAAATTAA